The Nitrosopumilus cobalaminigenes genome contains a region encoding:
- the thiD gene encoding bifunctional hydroxymethylpyrimidine kinase/phosphomethylpyrimidine kinase yields MNILSIGGSDPSSGAGIQSDVKAFTEFGAYGLTVITAITSQNTSSFGMVEPLSNKVLKNQIESVITDFQIDGIKIGMVFNSEIIKTIYQQLKKLKIPIVVDPVIKSTTGGALIEKKAIDDFQKYIIPLATVITPNKFEAEILSKSKINSKNTIEKIAKRIQKMGARNVVITGIEGKNNKVTDFVLEKNAKYQISGDKISGINHGSGCSYSAAMIFAISNKKTIRESVKFAKEFAYDSIKNAKKVGKGIKITSQKKDKINLELSQSINKFTKIKNIYKNIPECQTNFVYSKQNPKSTKDILGLSGRIVKAGNEVIVAGNLTYGGSKHVATALLTVNKKFPQIYSAINLKYQNSTISKIRKSKLTVSSYDRTQEPNDIKNKGSTVAWGIKNAIKKLKTPPDVIFHKGDFGKEAMIIVFGETPKNTMKKLLKITG; encoded by the coding sequence ATGAACATATTATCCATAGGAGGATCTGATCCATCTTCAGGTGCAGGAATCCAAAGTGACGTAAAAGCATTTACAGAATTTGGAGCATATGGATTAACAGTTATCACTGCAATCACAAGTCAAAATACATCAAGTTTTGGGATGGTTGAACCTTTATCAAACAAAGTATTGAAAAACCAAATCGAATCAGTAATTACAGATTTTCAAATAGATGGAATAAAAATTGGGATGGTGTTTAATTCAGAAATTATCAAAACAATTTATCAACAATTAAAAAAATTAAAAATTCCAATTGTAGTAGATCCAGTAATCAAATCAACTACAGGAGGGGCACTGATAGAAAAGAAAGCTATTGATGATTTTCAAAAATACATCATTCCATTAGCAACGGTAATCACGCCAAACAAATTTGAGGCTGAAATATTATCAAAATCAAAAATTAATTCAAAAAACACCATTGAAAAAATTGCAAAAAGAATCCAAAAAATGGGAGCAAGGAATGTAGTCATCACAGGAATTGAGGGGAAAAACAACAAGGTGACAGATTTTGTTTTGGAGAAAAATGCAAAGTATCAGATTTCAGGGGATAAAATTAGTGGCATAAATCATGGAAGTGGATGTAGTTATTCAGCTGCAATGATATTTGCCATTTCAAATAAGAAAACAATTCGGGAATCAGTAAAATTTGCAAAGGAATTTGCTTATGATTCAATCAAAAATGCAAAAAAAGTAGGAAAAGGAATCAAAATAACTAGTCAGAAAAAAGACAAAATAAATTTAGAATTATCCCAATCGATAAACAAATTTACAAAAATTAAAAATATTTACAAAAATATTCCTGAATGCCAAACAAATTTTGTTTACTCCAAACAAAACCCCAAATCTACAAAGGACATTTTAGGGTTATCAGGAAGAATAGTAAAAGCTGGAAATGAAGTTATAGTTGCAGGTAATTTAACATATGGAGGATCTAAACATGTTGCAACCGCGCTACTTACAGTGAATAAAAAATTTCCACAAATTTATTCTGCAATAAATTTAAAATATCAAAATTCAACAATCTCTAAAATTAGAAAATCAAAATTAACAGTATCTAGTTATGATAGAACTCAAGAACCAAATGATATTAAAAATAAAGGTTCAACAGTTGCATGGGGAATTAAAAATGCAATTAAAAAATTGAAAACACCGCCAGATGTAATTTTTCACAAAGGAGATTTTGGAAAAGAGGCAATGATAATTGTTTTTGGAGAAACGCCAAAAAATACAATGAAGAAATTATTAAAAATTACAGGATAA
- the thiC gene encoding phosphomethylpyrimidine synthase ThiC: MATQMTSARRGVATDEMKQVAKDEDVSLDWLIPKIAKGSIIIPSNNVRPQKIHNVGIGKGLKTKVNVNIGTSTLNVNIEEEVEKAKVAIKYHADTIMDLSDGGDVKKIRQTLLDAAPITFGTVPIYEAYNYGVEVHKNPLNLTEDDYIKAFENNAKDGVDYTTVHCGITKDIAKRILKVQRYGGVVSKGGTITAAWMLKHDKENPYVTHYDYMMEIAKKYDVTFSLGDALRPGSILDSHDELQVQEMINISRLTKRAHEHDVQVMVEGPGHVPLNEVAANVRLAKSLIGDVPYYVLGPLVTDVASGHDHIASAIGAAVSASEGVDLLCYLTPSEHLALPNAEEVKAGLIAYRIAAHAGDLVKIRDKVIKWDMEMTEARRTLDWEKQLALSIDPEEAAKIHSRTGQHPGNNVPCTMCGGACVYMMLPQQKKYDKENENLQQIE, from the coding sequence ATGGCAACTCAAATGACTTCTGCTAGACGAGGAGTGGCTACTGACGAAATGAAACAAGTGGCAAAAGATGAAGACGTCTCACTTGATTGGTTAATTCCAAAAATTGCAAAAGGTTCTATTATAATTCCAAGTAATAATGTTAGACCACAAAAAATCCACAATGTTGGAATTGGTAAAGGTCTAAAAACAAAAGTCAATGTTAACATTGGAACCTCTACATTAAATGTAAACATTGAAGAAGAAGTTGAAAAAGCTAAAGTTGCAATAAAATATCATGCAGATACTATTATGGATCTTAGTGATGGAGGAGATGTTAAAAAAATTCGACAAACTCTTTTGGATGCTGCTCCTATTACTTTTGGAACTGTTCCAATCTATGAGGCATACAACTATGGAGTTGAAGTTCACAAAAACCCTTTGAATTTAACAGAGGATGATTATATCAAAGCATTTGAAAATAATGCAAAAGATGGAGTTGATTATACTACAGTTCATTGTGGAATTACTAAAGATATAGCAAAAAGAATTCTCAAAGTTCAAAGATATGGTGGTGTTGTAAGCAAAGGTGGCACAATAACTGCTGCATGGATGTTAAAACATGACAAAGAAAACCCATACGTTACTCATTATGATTACATGATGGAAATTGCCAAAAAATATGATGTGACATTTAGCCTCGGAGATGCATTAAGACCAGGCTCAATTTTGGACTCTCATGATGAATTACAAGTTCAAGAGATGATCAATATATCCAGATTAACTAAACGTGCACATGAACATGATGTTCAAGTAATGGTGGAAGGACCTGGGCATGTCCCATTAAATGAAGTTGCTGCCAATGTTAGATTGGCAAAATCTCTAATTGGTGATGTTCCATATTATGTTCTTGGTCCCTTGGTTACTGATGTAGCTTCTGGACATGATCATATTGCAAGTGCAATTGGAGCTGCTGTTTCTGCAAGTGAAGGGGTAGATCTTTTATGTTATCTAACTCCATCTGAACATTTGGCATTGCCAAATGCTGAGGAAGTAAAGGCTGGGTTAATTGCTTATAGAATCGCTGCCCATGCTGGAGATCTTGTAAAAATTCGTGACAAAGTTATCAAATGGGACATGGAGATGACTGAAGCTCGACGTACGTTAGATTGGGAAAAACAACTTGCATTATCTATAGATCCTGAAGAGGCAGCAAAAATTCATAGTAGAACAGGACAACATCCTGGCAATAATGTTCCTTGTACCATGTGTGGTGGTGCTTGTGTCTATATGATGTTGCCACAACAGAAAAAATATGATAAAGAAAATGAAAACCTACAACAAATTGAATAA
- a CDS encoding NUDIX domain-containing protein, with protein sequence MRSTKIVTSFIRDNEKLLILKRSDKVKSMKGLWAGVSGIIENNEEPLTRAKIEIFEEVGITEDEITLIKAAEEMRINSPQYKNHEWEIFPFLFESNNPTIKLNWENSDFQWIDIEELENYETVPSLQKVLFNLL encoded by the coding sequence ATGCGCTCAACAAAGATTGTTACATCATTCATCAGAGATAACGAAAAATTATTGATTCTCAAAAGAAGTGATAAAGTAAAATCCATGAAAGGATTATGGGCAGGAGTTAGCGGCATCATTGAAAATAACGAAGAGCCACTTACCAGAGCAAAGATAGAAATTTTTGAAGAAGTTGGAATCACAGAAGATGAAATCACATTAATCAAAGCTGCTGAAGAAATGAGAATCAACTCACCACAATACAAAAATCACGAATGGGAAATATTTCCATTTTTGTTTGAATCTAACAATCCAACCATCAAACTTAATTGGGAAAATTCCGACTTCCAGTGGATAGATATCGAAGAATTAGAAAATTATGAAACCGTACCTAGTCTTCAAAAAGTTTTATTCAATTTGTTGTAG
- a CDS encoding prephenate dehydrogenase/arogenate dehydrogenase family protein has translation MKKITVVGAGGQMGQWFTKYFADAGFEVTGYDSENKVSGKGLLISESLVGGILKADYVVLCTPTRRTPEIIRLIAKEMKRGTYLIEISSEKSKVVSSLSKMPAKINPICIHPMFGPGVKTIKGQNIISVPIKDAKKELTVAKTLFEGANFVTIDAAEHDKKIAVILGLTHLMNLVFANIISKDEKMNLTEKMSGTTFRVQKTLAESIMTESPELIETIIANPEIRRVAEELWKDIGRLLTSVQESKTEEVVNYIKECQERLAKHTDTNESYKKLTKMVKAVEK, from the coding sequence ATGAAAAAGATCACAGTAGTAGGCGCAGGAGGTCAAATGGGACAATGGTTTACAAAATATTTTGCGGATGCAGGTTTTGAAGTAACAGGATATGATTCAGAAAACAAAGTTTCAGGCAAAGGACTCTTAATTTCAGAGTCACTAGTTGGAGGAATTCTAAAAGCAGATTATGTAGTATTATGTACACCTACAAGAAGAACACCAGAAATCATTAGATTAATTGCAAAAGAAATGAAAAGAGGAACATACCTTATTGAAATCTCATCAGAGAAATCAAAAGTAGTTTCATCATTATCAAAAATGCCAGCAAAAATTAATCCAATTTGTATTCATCCAATGTTTGGTCCAGGTGTTAAAACAATTAAAGGTCAAAACATAATTTCTGTTCCAATCAAAGATGCTAAAAAAGAATTAACAGTTGCAAAAACATTGTTTGAAGGAGCAAACTTTGTTACAATAGATGCAGCAGAGCATGACAAAAAAATTGCAGTGATTTTAGGATTAACACATTTAATGAATTTGGTATTTGCAAACATTATTTCAAAAGATGAAAAAATGAATCTCACTGAAAAAATGTCAGGTACAACTTTCAGAGTCCAAAAGACATTAGCTGAAAGTATCATGACAGAATCACCTGAACTCATTGAAACCATCATTGCAAATCCAGAGATTCGTAGAGTTGCAGAAGAACTATGGAAAGATATTGGAAGACTTCTAACATCTGTTCAAGAATCAAAAACAGAGGAAGTTGTAAATTATATCAAAGAGTGCCAAGAAAGACTTGCCAAACATACTGACACCAATGAATCTTACAAAAAACTCACAAAAATGGTAAAAGCAGTTGAAAAATAG
- a CDS encoding aminotransferase class I/II-fold pyridoxal phosphate-dependent enzyme: protein MSDINELRNRMDEVTLKMIELLKTRTDIAKEIGEVKKNIGKGVTDEAREDSLRGKVISLCENLGLDETIATKFLNFLLNESVKVQSTNKQTHLSIFLKAKSLEAEGKKIIHMEVGEPDFLPPKIVKDALEEVFEKGFLKYGQVKGMPAFRDALAKYASKKFNADVKEDSIIVSPGARFSIFTAITTLLNPGDEMIVIEPAWPAYKDCALNSGIKVRTINTTFENKWNPSLEQIKNTINSNTKMIVLNYPNNPTGKILDEKLQDDIIELAKKNNLFVLSDEIYSEYAKTNWKSILCYNYEKSIVTQSFSKSHAMTGFRIGYAIADPKIIEKMAKLEALCLTNVSEPMQYIAMKALEADISNNTNTVQNRLDVLAQKASEMGLDFINPDGAMYIFARVNQEGFDGVQFANSTLEKGLAVAPGEGFGDYKNFIRLSACQDEQILVEGMNILSDIMSDNQ, encoded by the coding sequence ATGTCAGATATCAACGAGCTTCGTAACAGGATGGATGAAGTTACTTTAAAAATGATAGAGTTACTAAAAACTAGAACGGATATTGCAAAAGAAATTGGTGAAGTTAAAAAAAACATAGGCAAAGGAGTCACCGATGAGGCAAGAGAAGACAGTTTACGTGGAAAAGTGATTTCACTTTGTGAGAACTTGGGATTAGATGAAACAATAGCTACAAAATTTTTAAATTTTTTATTAAATGAATCAGTCAAAGTTCAATCAACTAACAAACAAACACATCTTTCAATATTCTTAAAAGCAAAATCTCTAGAAGCAGAAGGGAAAAAAATAATCCATATGGAAGTTGGGGAACCTGATTTTTTGCCACCAAAAATTGTCAAAGATGCATTAGAAGAAGTCTTTGAGAAAGGATTTCTAAAATATGGTCAAGTAAAAGGAATGCCAGCATTCAGAGATGCATTAGCAAAATATGCATCTAAAAAATTCAATGCAGATGTTAAAGAGGACAGCATCATAGTTAGTCCCGGTGCCAGATTTTCAATTTTTACTGCAATTACAACACTCTTGAATCCAGGCGACGAAATGATAGTGATTGAGCCTGCATGGCCAGCCTACAAGGATTGTGCATTAAATTCAGGAATCAAAGTTAGAACCATCAACACCACATTTGAAAACAAATGGAATCCATCACTAGAGCAAATCAAAAACACAATTAATTCCAACACAAAAATGATTGTGTTAAACTATCCCAACAATCCAACTGGGAAAATACTTGATGAAAAATTACAAGACGACATTATCGAACTTGCTAAAAAAAATAATCTGTTTGTATTAAGTGATGAAATCTATTCAGAGTATGCAAAAACCAATTGGAAAAGTATTCTTTGTTACAATTATGAAAAAAGTATTGTTACTCAATCATTTTCAAAATCTCATGCAATGACAGGATTCCGTATAGGGTATGCAATTGCTGATCCAAAAATTATTGAAAAAATGGCAAAATTAGAGGCATTATGTCTTACAAACGTCTCAGAACCAATGCAATACATAGCCATGAAAGCCTTAGAGGCAGACATATCCAACAATACTAATACAGTACAAAACAGACTAGATGTGTTGGCACAAAAAGCAAGTGAAATGGGCTTAGATTTTATCAATCCCGATGGAGCAATGTACATTTTTGCAAGAGTAAATCAGGAAGGGTTTGACGGGGTTCAATTTGCAAATAGTACTTTAGAGAAAGGGTTAGCAGTTGCCCCAGGAGAAGGTTTTGGAGATTACAAAAATTTTATCAGACTCTCAGCATGTCAAGATGAGCAAATACTAGTTGAGGGAATGAATATACTAAGCGACATTATGAGTGATAATCAATGA
- the aroC gene encoding chorismate synthase: protein MLPGSSIGQRLVLTSFGESHGKSIGAVLDGCPAGLEIDEKDIQKMLDLRKPGQNLISTQRKEGDVVEIISGVFRGHTTGAPITMVIWNSDQKSKDYENLKTKLRPGHSDYPAMTKYNHYNDHRGGGRFSGRLTATHVMGGAIARKLLKVTLGIETNSFTSQIGKVKMDREFNEKMINSIYKNEVRCPENKTAKIMRENILNARKKGDSLGGIIESVTTNVPVGLGEPIFSSLESDLSKAIFSIPSVKGIEFGSGFSGSELFGSENNDLYAVKRGKIVTKTNRSGGILGGISNGMPITMRIAFKPASSIAQKQKTVDIKTKKETILQVKGRHDPCVVPRAPPVVDSLVALTIADHALLSGAIKPTL, encoded by the coding sequence GTGTTGCCGGGAAGTTCTATTGGCCAGCGTCTTGTTTTAACAAGTTTTGGTGAAAGTCATGGAAAATCTATTGGTGCAGTTTTGGATGGGTGTCCAGCTGGATTAGAGATTGATGAAAAAGATATCCAAAAAATGTTAGATCTTAGAAAGCCTGGACAGAATTTAATCTCAACTCAAAGAAAAGAAGGAGATGTAGTTGAAATCATCTCCGGAGTATTTAGAGGACATACAACAGGAGCTCCAATTACAATGGTGATTTGGAACAGTGATCAAAAATCTAAAGACTATGAAAATTTGAAAACAAAGCTCAGACCAGGTCATTCAGATTATCCAGCAATGACAAAATACAATCACTATAATGATCATAGAGGCGGAGGTAGATTTTCAGGAAGATTGACTGCAACTCATGTCATGGGAGGAGCAATTGCAAGAAAACTTCTCAAAGTTACATTAGGTATTGAAACAAATTCTTTTACATCACAAATTGGAAAAGTAAAGATGGATAGGGAATTTAATGAAAAAATGATTAATTCAATTTATAAAAATGAAGTACGCTGTCCAGAAAACAAAACTGCAAAAATTATGAGAGAAAATATTTTGAATGCTAGAAAAAAAGGAGATTCACTTGGAGGAATAATTGAATCAGTTACAACAAATGTTCCAGTTGGCTTAGGTGAACCAATTTTTAGCTCACTAGAATCAGATTTGAGTAAAGCAATTTTTTCAATTCCATCTGTAAAAGGAATTGAATTCGGTTCCGGATTTTCAGGTTCAGAACTTTTTGGTTCAGAAAATAATGACTTGTATGCCGTTAAACGAGGAAAAATAGTCACAAAAACAAATAGATCTGGAGGAATTCTAGGAGGCATATCAAATGGAATGCCAATTACTATGAGAATTGCATTCAAGCCAGCATCATCTATTGCTCAAAAGCAAAAAACAGTCGACATTAAAACAAAAAAAGAAACTATTCTTCAAGTAAAAGGAAGACACGACCCATGTGTAGTACCAAGAGCTCCACCAGTAGTAGATTCTCTCGTAGCATTAACCATAGCAGATCATGCACTACTTTCAGGAGCAATCAAACCAACATTATAA
- the aroA gene encoding 3-phosphoshikimate 1-carboxyvinyltransferase codes for MKCKVEKSKISGQIVCPPNKSYSHRAIFLASLAGKNSSVENVLLSADTKATIETCEKFGAEIKLENSTIIVKNPIKIGTKVAEINTENSGTTMRIASGIASLFSEEITLTGDASLQKRPMQPLLDALSSMGAQCSSTDGKPPIKIKGKIKGGEVKIPGNFSSQFISALLISAPLTENGINLTIEGNLVSKPYLDATISTMRKFGVTVQTLIPYKRYNISPQIYKECTFTVPIDFSSLALLLSANVLNGEDITIKGNIGNLPQGDEVFIDFLEQLGVQVTMDDEQIKIKTPEKLSGGKFDLSNSPDLLPPLAILALKSSSPIEIFNVKHARLKETDRIAIVSRELVKLGIKIQEKEDGLILEASENISGAELNSEEDHRLFMAFCIAGMYVGNCTVTDPESVQVSYPNFVEEMNRMGANLEIQ; via the coding sequence ATGAAGTGTAAAGTTGAAAAATCAAAAATTTCAGGACAAATAGTTTGTCCTCCAAACAAAAGCTATTCCCATAGAGCGATTTTTCTTGCATCACTTGCTGGAAAAAATAGTAGCGTAGAAAACGTATTGCTTTCAGCAGATACAAAGGCTACAATTGAAACGTGTGAAAAATTTGGAGCAGAAATTAAACTTGAGAATTCAACAATAATTGTCAAAAATCCCATAAAAATAGGCACAAAAGTAGCGGAAATCAATACTGAGAACTCTGGAACTACTATGAGAATAGCATCAGGGATTGCCAGTTTATTTTCAGAGGAGATTACACTTACAGGAGATGCAAGTTTGCAAAAAAGACCAATGCAGCCACTATTAGATGCACTATCAAGCATGGGTGCCCAATGTAGTTCAACGGACGGAAAACCACCAATCAAAATTAAAGGTAAAATAAAAGGAGGAGAAGTCAAAATTCCAGGAAATTTTTCCAGTCAATTTATTTCAGCATTATTAATTAGTGCACCATTAACTGAAAACGGAATCAATTTAACTATTGAAGGGAATTTGGTATCAAAACCATATCTTGATGCAACCATTTCAACGATGAGAAAATTTGGAGTAACAGTTCAAACACTTATCCCATACAAAAGATACAACATATCTCCACAAATCTACAAAGAATGTACATTTACTGTACCAATAGACTTTTCAAGTCTTGCACTTTTGCTTTCTGCAAATGTCTTAAACGGAGAAGACATTACAATTAAAGGAAACATTGGGAATTTACCTCAAGGAGACGAAGTCTTCATAGATTTTCTCGAACAGTTAGGAGTCCAAGTTACAATGGATGATGAACAAATTAAAATCAAAACACCAGAAAAACTAAGTGGAGGAAAATTTGATTTGAGTAACTCACCAGATCTTTTACCACCTCTAGCAATTTTGGCATTGAAATCATCTAGTCCTATTGAAATTTTTAATGTAAAACATGCAAGATTGAAAGAGACAGACAGAATTGCAATTGTTTCAAGGGAGCTTGTAAAACTAGGAATCAAGATTCAAGAAAAAGAAGATGGTTTGATTTTAGAAGCATCTGAAAATATTTCAGGAGCTGAATTGAATTCTGAAGAAGACCACAGATTATTCATGGCATTTTGTATTGCAGGAATGTATGTTGGGAATTGCACTGTAACGGATCCAGAATCAGTTCAAGTGTCATACCCAAATTTTGTAGAAGAGATGAACCGAATGGGCGCAAACTTAGAAATCCAGTAA
- a CDS encoding shikimate kinase, giving the protein MAKAKATVHGAVSLVNAIANQKGATLGIGLKVEATVESSPGKGITIQSENKSLSSRLINKTVEKVVSKKDLEQNKISITLDSEIPTGYGLKSSSAISSAIAMACAKIFKPKFTDQQILLAGVDASIESKVSITGAYDDACSCYYGGFNVTDNAKKKRIQFEKGPSNLIAVIFIPKNRKRGNLKKLKILSSIFDNAWELARKANYWEAMIINGLATASILNSEPRIITDLIEKGALGASVSGNGPSIAAVTKKENEAVMKKVFSTLEGHIIVSKISNKKAEVHEV; this is encoded by the coding sequence ATGGCAAAAGCAAAGGCTACCGTCCATGGTGCAGTCTCACTAGTTAATGCAATTGCAAACCAAAAAGGAGCAACCTTAGGAATAGGATTGAAAGTAGAAGCAACAGTTGAGTCAAGCCCAGGAAAAGGAATCACAATTCAGTCTGAAAATAAGAGTCTTAGTTCTAGACTAATCAATAAAACAGTTGAAAAAGTAGTTTCAAAAAAAGATTTAGAACAAAACAAAATCTCAATTACTCTTGATTCAGAAATTCCAACAGGATATGGATTAAAAAGTTCAAGTGCCATATCTTCAGCAATCGCTATGGCATGTGCAAAAATTTTCAAACCAAAATTTACTGATCAACAAATTTTACTTGCAGGAGTTGATGCATCAATTGAATCCAAAGTTAGCATTACCGGAGCATATGATGATGCATGTTCATGTTATTACGGAGGATTTAATGTAACAGATAATGCAAAGAAAAAAAGAATTCAATTTGAAAAAGGGCCATCAAATCTTATCGCAGTGATCTTTATTCCAAAAAATAGAAAGAGAGGAAATTTGAAAAAATTGAAAATACTTTCATCAATTTTTGATAATGCTTGGGAGTTAGCTAGAAAAGCAAATTATTGGGAAGCAATGATCATCAATGGGTTAGCTACAGCATCTATTTTAAATTCAGAACCTAGAATTATTACAGATTTAATTGAAAAAGGAGCACTAGGAGCATCAGTTTCAGGCAATGGTCCATCAATAGCTGCAGTAACAAAAAAAGAAAATGAAGCAGTAATGAAAAAAGTATTTTCAACACTTGAAGGACACATCATAGTTTCTAAAATAAGCAACAAAAAGGCAGAAGTTCATGAAGTGTAA
- the aroE gene encoding shikimate dehydrogenase, with protein sequence MGKSFAVIGDPIDHSLSPNIHSAAFREMDLDSSYIAYRIPKGELEEGIEGLKKIKIDGFNITIPHKIEMMKYLDKIDESCSLIGAVNTVSNKEGVLKGYNTDMDGFLEPFKKKELKIKDTKVLLIGAGGAARAIVAGFAKEKAKSITIANRTLEKATSLSEFAKTTGLDANAMKIEDVLDTAKDYDIIVNATSVGLRNEPSVISLEGINEKTIVYDIVYMPMNTDFIKKAKEKKAIIIYGYEMLLGQAVRAFEIWHGIEAPYNAMKKALLGGF encoded by the coding sequence ATGGGTAAATCATTTGCAGTAATTGGAGATCCTATTGATCATTCATTATCTCCAAATATCCACAGCGCAGCATTTAGAGAAATGGATTTAGACTCTTCATATATCGCATATAGAATTCCAAAAGGAGAATTAGAAGAAGGCATAGAAGGATTAAAAAAAATCAAAATTGATGGATTCAACATTACAATCCCACACAAAATAGAGATGATGAAATATTTAGATAAAATAGATGAATCATGCAGTTTGATTGGTGCAGTAAATACAGTTTCAAACAAAGAAGGAGTTCTAAAAGGATACAATACAGACATGGATGGTTTCTTGGAACCATTTAAGAAAAAGGAATTAAAAATTAAAGACACCAAAGTTCTGCTTATTGGGGCAGGGGGAGCTGCAAGAGCAATAGTTGCAGGATTTGCTAAAGAAAAAGCTAAAAGCATTACCATTGCAAATAGAACATTAGAAAAAGCAACCAGTCTTTCAGAATTTGCAAAAACAACTGGTCTGGATGCAAATGCCATGAAAATTGAAGATGTTTTAGACACAGCAAAAGACTATGACATCATTGTAAATGCCACATCAGTAGGCCTTAGAAATGAACCAAGTGTTATTTCTTTAGAAGGGATTAATGAAAAAACAATTGTTTATGATATTGTGTACATGCCAATGAATACAGATTTTATTAAAAAAGCCAAAGAAAAAAAGGCAATCATAATTTACGGATATGAAATGCTGCTAGGCCAAGCAGTCAGAGCATTTGAGATTTGGCACGGTATCGAAGCACCTTATAATGCCATGAAAAAAGCATTGTTAGGAGGATTTTGA
- the aroD gene encoding type I 3-dehydroquinate dehydratase, producing the protein MKYKTCVSIAETTPTKTKKTLKIALSKSDFVEVRLDFLKISQIPEALELIKKNLNRIVCTLRPKTEGGKFSGNEKERIAILKLIAEYNPYLLDVEFNTLKKNSDLVKYLKTTKTKLLVSWHDFKKTPNSSELKKKINQMGKFSSNVKIVSTAKSTDDSTRMLELYSKRGKNNLIAFAMGDYGRISRILCLYLGSPYTYVSLGKAIAPGQFSVDEVKKITNLKK; encoded by the coding sequence ATGAAATACAAAACATGTGTATCAATTGCAGAAACAACTCCAACAAAAACTAAAAAAACATTAAAAATTGCACTTTCAAAATCAGATTTTGTAGAAGTAAGATTAGATTTTTTGAAAATCTCACAAATTCCAGAAGCATTAGAATTGATAAAAAAAAATCTTAATAGAATTGTCTGCACACTAAGACCAAAAACAGAAGGCGGAAAATTTTCTGGGAATGAAAAGGAAAGAATTGCAATTCTTAAATTAATTGCAGAATACAATCCATATCTACTAGATGTTGAATTTAATACGCTAAAAAAAAACTCAGATTTGGTAAAATATTTGAAAACAACAAAGACAAAATTATTGGTATCATGGCATGATTTTAAAAAAACACCAAATTCTTCTGAACTAAAAAAGAAAATAAATCAAATGGGAAAATTCTCATCAAATGTAAAAATAGTAAGTACTGCAAAATCAACAGACGATTCTACTAGAATGTTAGAACTGTATAGTAAAAGAGGGAAAAATAATCTCATTGCATTTGCCATGGGAGATTATGGCAGAATTTCAAGGATTTTGTGCCTGTATTTAGGAAGTCCATACACCTACGTTTCACTAGGAAAAGCAATTGCTCCAGGACAATTTAGTGTAGATGAAGTCAAAAAAATTACAAATTTAAAAAAATAA